In Mytilus trossulus isolate FHL-02 chromosome 6, PNRI_Mtr1.1.1.hap1, whole genome shotgun sequence, a single window of DNA contains:
- the LOC134721794 gene encoding galaxin-like isoform X1, whose protein sequence is MKGYIACLCVLFTNFILVKGVRLNHKKCGNGFFNPDHETCCDGIISSPAGWPCCGLATYNAALQVCCDNTPYPKSAGTACCKNKPYDPLTETCCVDTLYPKPDATCCDKKLINPETELCCNKKIAERPTPYHKCCDIETYHPLLETCCADTLHAPGDLSCCKNEAYDPSEHSCCNGVIISPGGLKCCGPIPYDPNLQSCCYGIVRKKSAEGGKPCCGATDYNPDTHTCCKGILHTGTNSSCCGQKTYDPKSDCCKGKNTNGLDCCIDKAYSKTTQTCCGGNVFEGPNLHCCVKKAYDPTKECCNGVNKIGLMCCGNKAYSNLESSCCKGIVHQGPKLSCCGQVPYNPKIECCKNKSASGLPCCGDKPYNATLQTCCHGNLSSPAGNGCCGKEGYNIKESLCCHGQVVPKQAHVFGICIDKTKLQGMTPKPVGPTPKPIATGFTPKPNIFLPKPIATAFTPKPNIFLPKPIATAYTPKAPVVKPMNVRNSFSVRSHIFRARPQVTRL, encoded by the exons ATGAAGGGATACATAGCATGTTTGTGTGTACTTTTCACAAACTTTATACTTGTGAAAGGGGTTCGTTTAAATCACa AGAAATGTGGGAATGGTTTTTTCAATCCGGACCACGAAACATGCTGTGATGGTATTATCTCCAGCCCAGCCGGTTGGCCTTGTTGTGGATTAGCAACATACAATGCCGCCCTTCAAGTATGTTGTGACAACACGCCGTACCCCAAAAGCGCAGGAACTgcatgttgtaagaataagccGTATGACCCATTAACTGAGACATGTTGTGTTGATACATTATATCCAAAACCCGACGCCACATGTTGCGACAAGAAGCTTATAAATCCAGAAACTGAATTatgttgtaataaaaaaattgccGAGAGGCCAACACCTTATCACAAATGTTGTGACATTGAAACGTATCACCCACTTTTAGAAACGTGTTGTGCAGACACCCTCCATGCCCCTGGGGATTTGTCGTGTTGTAAAAATGAAGCTTATGATCCGAGCGAACACAGTTGTTGTAATGGAGTCATAATTAGTCCTGGAGGACTGAAATGTTGTGGTCCCATTCCGTATGATCCAAACTTGCAATCATGCTGTTATGGCATAGTTCGAAAAAAATCAGCAGAAGGAGGAAAACCATGCTGCGGGGCGACAGATTACAATCCAGACACGCATACTTGCTGCAAAGGAATTTTGCATACGGGAACAAATTCATCGTGTTGTGGCCAGAAAACATATGACCCCAAATCTGATTGTTGCAAAGGAAAGAACACAAACGGACTGGATTGTTGCATAGATAAGGCGTACTCTAAAACCACTCAAACGTGCTGTGGTGGTAATGTATTTGAAGGACCTAATTTGCATTGTTGTGTGAAGAAGGCTTACGACCCAACAAAAGAATGTTGCAATGGGGTGAATAAAATAGGGCTTATGTGCTGTGGTAATAAAGCGTATAGTAATTTAGAAAGTTCCTGCTGCAAAGGTATCGTTCATCAGGGGCCTAAACTGTCTTGTTGTGGACAAGTTCCATATAACCCGAAGATTGAATGCTGCAAGAATAAATCGGCTTCAGGTCTTCCATGTTGTGGAGATAAACCATACAATGCTACACTGCAAACATGTTGCCATGGTAATCTGAGTAGTCCTGCTGGAAATGGATGTTGTGGAAAGGAAGGTTACAATATAAAAGAATCTTTATGTTGCCATGGACAAGTTGTGCCGAAGCAAGCGCATGTTTTTGGTATCTGTATAGACAAAACAAAACTCCAAGGCATGACACCTAAACCTGTAGGCCCTACACCAAAACCTATAGCTACAGGCTTCACACCAAAACCTAATATCTTCCTGCCAAAACCTATAGCTACAGCCTTCACACCAAAACCTAATATCTTCCTGCCAAAACCTATAGCTACAGCCTACACACCAAAGGCTCCAGTCGTCAAACCAATGAATGTACGAAATAGTTTTTCTGTTAGAAGTCATATTTTTAGGGCTCGTCCACAAGTGACCCGATTATAG
- the LOC134721794 gene encoding galaxin-like isoform X2, translated as MKGYIACLCVLFTNFILVKGVRLNHKKCGNGFFNPDHETCCDGIISSPAGWPCCGLATYNAALQVCCDNTPYPKSAGTACCKNKPYDPLTETCCVDTLYPKPDATCCDKKLINPETELCCNKKIAERPTPYHKCCDIETYHPLLETCCADTLHAPGDLSCCKNEAYDPSEHSCCNGVIISPGGLKCCGPIPYDPNLQSCCYGIVRKKSAEGGKPCCGATDYNPDTHTCCKGILHTGTNSSCCGQKTYDPKSDCCKGKNTNGLDCCIDKAYSKTTQTCCGGNVFEGPNLHCCVKKAYDPTKECCNGVNKIGLMCCGNKAYSNLESSCCKGIVHQGPKLSCCGQVPYNPKIECCKNKSASGLPCCGDKPYNATLQTCCHGNLSSPAGNGCCGKEGYNIKESLCCHGQVVPKQAHVFGICIDKTKLQGMTPKPVGPTPKPIATGFTPKPNIFLPKPIATAFTPKPNIFLPKPIATAYTPKAPVVKPMNVLRIFLRTCRVLNQWIYM; from the exons ATGAAGGGATACATAGCATGTTTGTGTGTACTTTTCACAAACTTTATACTTGTGAAAGGGGTTCGTTTAAATCACa AGAAATGTGGGAATGGTTTTTTCAATCCGGACCACGAAACATGCTGTGATGGTATTATCTCCAGCCCAGCCGGTTGGCCTTGTTGTGGATTAGCAACATACAATGCCGCCCTTCAAGTATGTTGTGACAACACGCCGTACCCCAAAAGCGCAGGAACTgcatgttgtaagaataagccGTATGACCCATTAACTGAGACATGTTGTGTTGATACATTATATCCAAAACCCGACGCCACATGTTGCGACAAGAAGCTTATAAATCCAGAAACTGAATTatgttgtaataaaaaaattgccGAGAGGCCAACACCTTATCACAAATGTTGTGACATTGAAACGTATCACCCACTTTTAGAAACGTGTTGTGCAGACACCCTCCATGCCCCTGGGGATTTGTCGTGTTGTAAAAATGAAGCTTATGATCCGAGCGAACACAGTTGTTGTAATGGAGTCATAATTAGTCCTGGAGGACTGAAATGTTGTGGTCCCATTCCGTATGATCCAAACTTGCAATCATGCTGTTATGGCATAGTTCGAAAAAAATCAGCAGAAGGAGGAAAACCATGCTGCGGGGCGACAGATTACAATCCAGACACGCATACTTGCTGCAAAGGAATTTTGCATACGGGAACAAATTCATCGTGTTGTGGCCAGAAAACATATGACCCCAAATCTGATTGTTGCAAAGGAAAGAACACAAACGGACTGGATTGTTGCATAGATAAGGCGTACTCTAAAACCACTCAAACGTGCTGTGGTGGTAATGTATTTGAAGGACCTAATTTGCATTGTTGTGTGAAGAAGGCTTACGACCCAACAAAAGAATGTTGCAATGGGGTGAATAAAATAGGGCTTATGTGCTGTGGTAATAAAGCGTATAGTAATTTAGAAAGTTCCTGCTGCAAAGGTATCGTTCATCAGGGGCCTAAACTGTCTTGTTGTGGACAAGTTCCATATAACCCGAAGATTGAATGCTGCAAGAATAAATCGGCTTCAGGTCTTCCATGTTGTGGAGATAAACCATACAATGCTACACTGCAAACATGTTGCCATGGTAATCTGAGTAGTCCTGCTGGAAATGGATGTTGTGGAAAGGAAGGTTACAATATAAAAGAATCTTTATGTTGCCATGGACAAGTTGTGCCGAAGCAAGCGCATGTTTTTGGTATCTGTATAGACAAAACAAAACTCCAAGGCATGACACCTAAACCTGTAGGCCCTACACCAAAACCTATAGCTACAGGCTTCACACCAAAACCTAATATCTTCCTGCCAAAACCTATAGCTACAGCCTTCACACCAAAACCTAATATCTTCCTGCCAAAACCTATAGCTACAGCCTACACACCAAAGGCTCCAGTCGTCAAACCAATGAAT GTTTTAAGAATTTTTCTGAGAACTTGTCGAGTCCTCAACCAATGGATATACATGTAG